A stretch of DNA from Montipora capricornis isolate CH-2021 chromosome 1, ASM3666992v2, whole genome shotgun sequence:
CTTGGTTCCCACGAAGAGTACTGAGAATCAGGATCATAGAGATCAGTGCTATTTGGGGGGACGGTTGTCCCGTTACTTTGATTTCCAGTATCGTCAAAAGGCTTATTAACCTCATTTTGGGGTTCACAAACCCCGGTTGGTGGCTCATTAGCCCGCGTTGATGGAGTAAAAGCCGTAACAGAGCCCTCTTGGTCGAACATGAGGTCCTCATCTGAGTACGCTAGCACAGAAAGTGCGTCAGATTCCATGCTCAACTTTGGCGGGCAGCTTTCCAGCCAGCAGGTTTCCAGAGATGTCACTCGTGCATTCGTGGACTTTAGTCCTGTTGGACTTCTTTTAAGGTCGTCGAAATGGAGGAAAGAGCAGACTGATCTTCATCCGAAATCCTCGGGAGTTTAGGAGGGCTCAGTGAATGTAAACGCCCTGAATCAGCACAACGAGCATCATGTTTTGGACTCGATCGAGACCTTGATCGTGATCGGTGTCGCCTTGACTTTTTCGTTGTAAAGATCGAAGTTACGCTTCTGAAAGGAAAGGGACCACTTACCCGAAAGAAAGACGGCTCGAAAGGAGTCGAGATGGGCCGTGGAACGACCAAAATAGAGCAAAAAAGGCGTCACAACGTTCACTTATCTGTTCAAGTGTTCGTAGCACAGCAGGAAAGATGGAGTATCACATGTCAGCGGTGTGTTATAGGGCCGCAAGGAGTTATGGTACTAGATCATATCTGTCCTTATTCTGGGAGTATGGGGGGTATGGTCTTTTTCGTTTTCTGTAGACGTGTTGAAGAGTGGTTCCTAGCACAATAAGTGGGATTCTACCTGATGTTATCTCATGTATTTCCTGCGGATATAAGTGTTGTACAGGCATCTCCAGAAATGACTTTCCTGTACGTAATTTTGGCTCTTCTCGTAATTCCGTCTTAGTTTCCTAGTGATCAGTTTCTCAAAAATCCCGAGCTTCACGTGGCAATGGTTCTTTTCGTTTCCCCTTATGATCACAACATCGCCTTCGGCAAAAGTTACTGTGATTCTCTTTGTACTTCATGTTGTGCCTCTCGCGCAATCCTTTAAGCTACTGCGTTGACCGTGTCTTTCATAGCACATCCTTATATCTTGCAAGGTAGAGAGCGTGCTTGTGAATGTCCAAATGCGTGCTTGTTTTCCAAATTGTGGCTCTGTGTTTCGGGTAGCAGATTTGGGCAGTCAGACTGCAGCACGTTTGGCGTGAGTATGGGTAACTGAATGTCTTCTTTGACATAGCTCAATGGATGTTCTTCAGAGTGACTTCGACATGGAGCAGAACTTCTTGTAATTCACCCCGGgagttttagtaaattttctcTGGGCGACATCTCATTGCGATGAAACGCTTTCGTCTGACCATGAATTGATCTCTCTGCGAGGTTAATTCTTGCTACTTCTAGGTAGAGTGCTTATGTCAAACTGCAAGTGTAAGACGATGTAACCCTTGTCGTCTCAGTTTGTTCCTGTACAACACATGCTGAAATCTGGAATCTTTTACATCAGTAGCACCGTCTTATAATTGgtttgacaagttttcaaaatCTGGGAATCCAATAGGTCCACAGAGTCGTCATTGTTAAGCGTACTCCCCCATGGAGTGTGGTTGCATGAGTATGTTGAACCAACTTCTCTGTGTAGAGTGTACTATCAGAAGGCAGACTGGACAACGACCTTGATTCTTTCCGCGACACTCTAGAATACCCTCACGATTTGGTCTACCTGAAACTGGTGTAATCCTTCTCCCTGCATCCTTGCTCTCCTCTCACAGAATAACTGTGGCTGCTGTATTTCCTCGGTGGTTACTGGGCCATGAATTATTTGCCTACTTGGTAACTTGCTGTTGTGTAATAAATCATGAAATCCATGCACCTACTCTCAAGTAGTGTGTTTATCGCAATAGTGGATCATCTAAGATATCATTGACTTCTTCTACCACGAGAAAATATTCTTTGTGGCCTTCACTTCTGCATGGTATTTTGGACTTACAACAGTCATGACCTCAGGTCATTTAGTGAGAGTTACAGGCCTGAAGCGAGGAGAGTAAATCACATAACCCTGAGAAAAGGGCCTATATCATCTGGCTTACTTTTACTTTCGCGAGGACTCCACGGACCTATTAGAAcattagctgtggttacactagcccttGTACCAatgggtaaatagcgtttgccTAAGGTCAAggacgtttttgtgtgtaaccgctAGACCCGAAATTGCCCtagggttatttccatggatacatcaaaaagaaaaaaagaaattccgaTCACAGTTCCTCAACTGAAAAGTACGTTCttatctgctccctgaggtgacttggccaatcataaagcagaacgtagCTAATACAGGAAATGCCTGCAGTGCTCTGAGTTGACCTCTGATACGCACACTTGTAGCATATCAGAAAACACACGCTTACTTGCAGCACGAGGTAACATGGCAGGGTTTCGTGCATCACTGTgagtatttctttctttattttcatgtTCTTGAGTTTGCCCTTCAGACTGTCAGTTACGAAGATGATTAAGTTATAATCATTCTGTTTCTCTGTTTATAATTTGCAAGGTCAGTGAACTCGTATCTAAATGATATTTTACCCTGAGGGaagtcttttactgtgtaaccgcatcccAAAGGGTAACGTGAAACCTGAcctgaaccaaacccaagctATTAACCCTCCGGATTGTTCATTTTGCTCAACGTGTTTTTCCttaacaagtaaataaagtgttagtgctaaAGAGGTAcatgttgttttgttctgtttgaTGTTGACCAAAAATTACCGACTATGCAATATTCATTTCTGTTACACAAGGGATTTGGGATCATTCAAGTTGTTTGCTGCAtggtttcaagttttaatttcCAGTCAGTTTTTTGTAGTCTGCAGCTGCAAGCTGAGTGATATTGAGCGATTCCGAGGCGAAAGTGTTTCTGACTCAAAGCAGTTTGGAGGCAGTATTGTGAAAATTGATACAACCGAAAAGTTGTCAGTGGCTGAAAGAGAAAGTGTATGGATGAAAGAGTAAACAACATGCAAAAGGAAACAATTTCCGATATTTTGAAAGGAACAACAATGATTAGTTGGTGATGCTAGGGAAAGGCGACGATGAGCCTCCAACGAAATAACTTgtaaaagaagccaaaaagaagaaatgaaaaCTGGAGCGTTTAATTTAAAGATTTCGTAAGCAGTCTTTTTAATTTGGTGGTTTTTCTTGTCTTCTCTTAGCAAGTCATCTACGTACAGACCGAGCTCAATCTTTGCTACACCTTCAGGCTGTTCTGGTCTACAAATGTCCAGGTGGTGATGAATAATTCCCTCAAGGAGGAAAGGCCATGGGCCGAGACCAAACAGTGCCCTTGTCAAGTGCAGTGTCCACGCAGGCTCAggattttctttgcaaatcCAGTGAAACTGTAGGGCGTCTCTATCTTCCCGATGAATGCTCACTTGTTTTCCGCGGCCTTGTCCATGTGTGAGTAGTAAACGGGCGCAAAGCGACACTTAATCAATGAAGCGTGGATCGTGTAGAGAACAATGCTTATTTCAAGCCAAAATAGATGGCGGACTTGagacaaaaacattaaaaacaaacCGATAAGGCTCCTTGTGGGGCAACTCAGGCGAAGAGACAGTCAGCTTTGAAGAAAAACGAAACTCGGATGTGGTCTGGTTCATTTGCTACGGAAAGTTTCTACGTATTTGGTCGAGTGGAAGATGGCGAGAGTGCCTGTCAATCAAGAAAGCAATAGCAAATCCCTGAGTGACCCTAACTAAAAACGCTGGACTGaaaaactttaaatcacagataTTGAGTCTTCTGTAGTGGCTAACTCGTGACGGATTTGAGGAAATTATTATCTCGTATTCGTTAACCCCGACATTGCGTTTCCatttgttttccaaaattataAAAACCAAGCTAATTTAGGGATAAAGTAGCAAGAATTCCGTGATTCAGGCAGGTCGATAGTATATTTTCCTGGTTTGTATTATATAATACAGTACCGGATATACAAGTTAACCTAAGATTCGAAAGTGTTAACGAGAGTCTGACTTGCATGCGAGACGTGCAGCAAAGGGTTTGACGATTCCATGTATAGAAATTACTACTTTTCatgtttttgagaatttttcaCTTCATTGAGACACTGAATGCTCAAAGAAGAAACTGCAGAGACTTTTTAGGTTATTATATTACCTCAAGCGACGCAAGACGATAGTATTAAACAACCAACATGTGAATTCTATTTCGCTAATAATACGTTCCTAGTAACTAGTCCTTTGTCGTGGTGAGCGGACACAACTGTAAGTTTCAACATGATCTCCTCTTCGCATTGAATTTACGATTATCGTCAAATCCTGATTTCCTCTAAATTTGCGATTATTGTTATTTAGGGCACTGTGTCCTAGGACGTGTGTTAAACGGACAACGAAACTACTTTACCATACCCGTGGACGAGATTTGAACCCGATGCTACTGGACGATACGTAAGGCTTTCTACCACTTTACGAACGGTGACTGAACTACCCATTTCTTACAATTTGATAATTATAACCGTCTTGAACAGAATATTACTGCTGGCAGAGATAAGGCCTAAGCtctaaaggtaaagtaactttatttaacgtcggtagttttCCTTCAGCTATGagactggtatcaatggaagccgacggtgggccctttacccccctccctctgtcagagctccgttttacaggtatttaaagctatagctacacggatcaaaggaaagtcgaaacagacgttgaatcACCGAGGATTGAACTTTGAgacctcttgctccgaaagccgcgcattaaccaactgagctacgcctgctccAGGCCCTGGTTTTAAAGTGTTCAGATTTCACGCGAAGTTTGGGAATCGACGTATCCATTTTACAGTACGAAAGTTGTTTCTTGGCGAGTGATTATATAGATTTACAACGGTTTGAAAGACGAACGCATATCCCCAGTTTTGAGGCATGCTGGTTGGTAATTTCAAAGGAACTGCTAACTGGCAGTTAGCCCCGAAAAAGGAATGGAACGACCCAGAGTTCACTAGGAACTTACTATTAGCAAAAAATCGTTCCATAAAAGGCATTCCTCAGGTGATTCATAAACTTTTTTGCaaatacggcggccattttgttttctgttgtttcgaaagacattaggGGATGCTCATGGGGCAGATTAGtgtgtatttgccccctgggtatcccataatagctatttgaaacaatagaaatcaaaatggccgtcgtgtctgcaaaaaggtctgtttaacaattagacccgtagcccgagagggctacgggtcaatagcgcatgaggcgaagccgaatgggctattgacccgtggcccttgagggaaAAGGCTCTAATTCTTTTAGTATCaaccaactagtcggacagaaaaggcaacaataaagttagcaaatgcaagttgaagaaacatttatttgggaataaaacaaaagaaagcgtcacgcttttcgctactcaaggactGTAACTAATAGTCCTCAGAtggcgtagccaattaaaatgcaggatttccattagtccactagttgggtgagaCTAATAATACGCGTTAAGTATTATATTCAACAGGTAATCAAACGCTTCTCATTTTCGTTGACATCCTTCATCTGTATGGGACACTATCATAAAATTCAGAAATCATGCATGGTTATGTCATTCCTGTTATGTCAACACGGAGCTGAACCTGTCGACGAACGACGCACACAGTGCGTCAAGTGATCGGATGTTAATTGAACACCATTCAAATGGTTCAGTTTAAGTGAGATGGACTGGACTTCATCGCTTGGGGCCTTAGTTACATTGTCAATGTTTAAGCTTGGAGAAATCTGCAGCACGTGTGCGGCTTCAAGtgcatttttgtccattttctcaatgttgttgttgttctgtgtCGACGCAACTGATGGAGGACTGGTGACGATTAATTGATCGTTTATGCAAATTTCAGGAAGCCTTTCTCCATCATTATCGATGCAGTGACTATCATTGATGTTATCCAACCGAAACGTTAATTCCATTGGATCAAACATGCAATTCTGACTTTGCTCAAGTGAGACCTCGCGAATGTCCTTGACGGGATctcggccatttttttccatGCGACAATCTCCGAGATCTGTTTCGTTTAACTGAACGTTGTTGTCATTTGTAGGTTCATTGTTTTTCTGAGTTTCTTCCTCGTTCAAAGTGAGCGAGACTGATTTGAAGTAGTTTTTGGACGTGTCCTCAAAACTGATCAATGTTGCAGAAGATTTCCTGTGGTCGTTAGAAGCCATCTCGCGAACTGGTGTTGCTCCACAAATTGTGTTTGCTTTGGGTCTGTCGTAGGAACAACTTGCTGTATTGTAATCATCCTCGATGACCTGTCCGTCCGAACAACCTTCTTCGTTTTCCGAGCCGTCATCCTCATAATCTTCTTCAGAGCTAATTTCATCGCTGTTTTCTTTATCTCTACCTGGAGGTACTCTCTCCTTTGCCTTATCCGCTTTTTCTTGCAATGCTCTGATCGTGTTGGCGTCGAGATCAAAGCATGAGCTGCGGATCCCAGCATGACGATGGTTCGGGATGCTTAACCCCACGGGATCGACAGGTGCCGATACTTTTCTGTCAGCCATTTGGTCTTCCTCGCTCTCTGCAGTTGATTTCAAAATTGAAGGATCCATTGAACTTCTTCGTTTGCCGGCAAACAGTGGAGACAAAGACATGCGGCGAACAGCCAAAAGAGCATTGACAGATTTCTGAAAAAATTGAACGGAAACGGATTATTGGTTTTCATTTGAGATTCGAGTGAGTAGCAAAGACAAGTGATTCGGAAAATATTTCTGTAGTAACTTTTCTCTTTCCTTCATCAGCGCAGATTCAAGATTTCACGTATCAGCCAGTATAAATACCTTCTACGAGTCATCTCATAGAAGGCGCCAGTCCCCCAGTTCCCGGGTATTTTCGAAAGAaatatgattatgatgatgatcatgataatgatattataacagagtttgcgacATCTTGCCCTCTGCTTGTACTGTAAACCCCctgttttgttgaaatgttttatttattgaaatgtgaTTCTaaaatagtcggaaatggcatttccgagaccctaaatttcaaaattttcaatatTCTcagggggagcatgcccccataCCCCCCTTGTTTGGAGCGCCTTTGgcgtacaccttcaaaatctcacgctacgcccctgtATAATACTGTGGTAATGTTATCGTATCTAACCTTCCACCTCCTCTTTGCCAAAAATGCCTTGTGTTTCTGCGTGTTAATCTTTGTTCCTGTTTCTTTAGTATCCTTAATTACGAAAAAATAACGTAAAACGTTaatataattaacaaatttCTTGGCCGCAAAACACTTGTCAAATCAAGAATTTACCTTTATCCAGGGGTGTTGAAAACACTCCTTTATTGTAAAGCGTTGACTGCGAAAGAAGAAGACGAAGTATGACATTGCTGTAATATAAAACAATTGAAAAGTGCATTGCAAAGAACCTTAGGGACAAAAACAGAGGGACAAAACAGGTGCCAAATTccccctgcccccccccccccccctccccccagacAAGGCTGAGCCTTGCTTGGAAAGACCAAAGAACCACTGACGTTCATTTAAGCATCGGAACTATGATAAAACAGAACTAAGGAAAAGGggggttggacgaaaaaattagattaaaaataggataagagattttacagattgaggaaaaaattgacctcttttatttataacaaatatactaaaacatttccagggtattcaagaaaacttctcaacagctttttatatattttataataacAGTGAACGTACCATAATAACAGTCTTGAAtagtaacaactttcttttcattcataaaaatgttgttATCAAGCGCATATTAAACAAAGACCAATAATTTGAGTCCTGTAATTGGAACTGACCTCATTACCAAGGCTTTTTCTGAGAAATTTCTGAAGTTTTCTTGTGGAGTAAAGGAAAGACaagtttgttctttttgttgtgAATGGACTGGACCACCTATAGGGAGATGCCCCAAACCATTTCCTGATCATGCCTGCCTTCCAAAGTACCACTACCTTCCTTATCAGCAGACCCCAAATGAGGGGCGTGATCCAGACGATTGGCAACCAAGAGTCCAGTTGAAAGAGGCGCATGCCAGTTTTGTCTGACCCAGAGAGCGtagctacaatactcgtcacaaatcgttgaaacagacagcgtttctctcgaattttctggaaaaatcctgacatttcta
This window harbors:
- the LOC138037753 gene encoding death-associated protein kinase 2-like isoform X1, whose amino-acid sequence is MERKRKNITVADLNSMSIVPAKIMDAEEEEEEEEFVKYGAVDEFYDLDKEIGKGAYGVVKKCIHKENGTIFAAKIIKTANHKIRKSVMREIEVMRALGQHSKLVELWDAYQTPFEIVMVLEFVPGGELFERIVAEDYLMEDDAVDYVKQILEALKFMHERNFVHLDLKPENILCVSMDSNDIKLVDFGLARDLDSDQETKSSFGTPDFVAPEVIRMKPVSPASDLWSLGVVTYVLLSGLMPFSGEDDHQTLVKVAKADWDFDDECFDDLSHDAMGFIEGLLVKKPSQRFTIKECFQHPWIKDTKETGTKINTQKHKAFLAKRRWKKSVNALLAVRRMSLSPLFAGKRRSSMDPSILKSTAESEEDQMADRKVSAPVDPVGLSIPNHRHAGIRSSCFDLDANTIRALQEKADKAKERVPPGRDKENSDEISSEEDYEDDGSENEEGCSDGQVIEDDYNTASCSYDRPKANTICGATPVREMASNDHRKSSATLISFEDTSKNYFKSVSLTLNEEETQKNNEPTNDNNVQLNETDLGDCRMEKNGRDPVKDIREVSLEQSQNCMFDPMELTFRLDNINDSHCIDNDGERLPEICINDQLIVTSPPSVASTQNNNNIEKMDKNALEAAHVLQISPSLNIDNVTKAPSDEVQSISLKLNHLNGVQLTSDHLTHCVRRSSTGSAPC
- the LOC138037753 gene encoding uncharacterized protein isoform X3, translating into MERKRKNITVADLNSMSIVPAKIMDAEEEEEEEEFVKYGAVDEFYDLDKEIGNVPGGELFERIVAEDYLMEDDAVDYVKQILEALKFMHERNFVHLDLKPENILCVSMDSNDIKLVDFGLARDLDSDQETKSSFGTPDFVAPEVIRMKPVSPASDLWSLGVVTYVLLSGLMPFSGEDDHQTLVKVAKADWDFDDECFDDLSHDAMGFIEGLLVKKPSQRFTIKECFQHPWIKDTKETGTKINTQKHKAFLAKRRWKKSVNALLAVRRMSLSPLFAGKRRSSMDPSILKSTAESEEDQMADRKVSAPVDPVGLSIPNHRHAGIRSSCFDLDANTIRALQEKADKAKERVPPGRDKENSDEISSEEDYEDDGSENEEGCSDGQVIEDDYNTASCSYDRPKANTICGATPVREMASNDHRKSSATLISFEDTSKNYFKSVSLTLNEEETQKNNEPTNDNNVQLNETDLGDCRMEKNGRDPVKDIREVSLEQSQNCMFDPMELTFRLDNINDSHCIDNDGERLPEICINDQLIVTSPPSVASTQNNNNIEKMDKNALEAAHVLQISPSLNIDNVTKAPSDEVQSISLKLNHLNGVQLTSDHLTHCVRRSSTGSAPC
- the LOC138037753 gene encoding death-associated protein kinase 2-like isoform X2; its protein translation is MSIVPAKIMDAEEEEEEEEFVKYGAVDEFYDLDKEIGKGAYGVVKKCIHKENGTIFAAKIIKTANHKIRKSVMREIEVMRALGQHSKLVELWDAYQTPFEIVMVLEFVPGGELFERIVAEDYLMEDDAVDYVKQILEALKFMHERNFVHLDLKPENILCVSMDSNDIKLVDFGLARDLDSDQETKSSFGTPDFVAPEVIRMKPVSPASDLWSLGVVTYVLLSGLMPFSGEDDHQTLVKVAKADWDFDDECFDDLSHDAMGFIEGLLVKKPSQRFTIKECFQHPWIKDTKETGTKINTQKHKAFLAKRRWKKSVNALLAVRRMSLSPLFAGKRRSSMDPSILKSTAESEEDQMADRKVSAPVDPVGLSIPNHRHAGIRSSCFDLDANTIRALQEKADKAKERVPPGRDKENSDEISSEEDYEDDGSENEEGCSDGQVIEDDYNTASCSYDRPKANTICGATPVREMASNDHRKSSATLISFEDTSKNYFKSVSLTLNEEETQKNNEPTNDNNVQLNETDLGDCRMEKNGRDPVKDIREVSLEQSQNCMFDPMELTFRLDNINDSHCIDNDGERLPEICINDQLIVTSPPSVASTQNNNNIEKMDKNALEAAHVLQISPSLNIDNVTKAPSDEVQSISLKLNHLNGVQLTSDHLTHCVRRSSTGSAPC